The following coding sequences are from one Brooklawnia cerclae window:
- a CDS encoding peptidoglycan-binding domain-containing protein codes for MVRNKVVVRWIGVLTAIVLVGAGGWWAGRVTLGVTDDEASASPYQVNAVVTEASVGQVVNYTVSVRQQLKMVATNLLSGIVTSISPGFLDQGAEVYSVANVPVRVARGSMPFYRDLAEGCEGSDVEQVQQLLADLGYDQPVTGDWAGITTANVKAWQRDQEQEQTGRIPLGTLAAVPQLPATITPGEAIAVGAQASPGVAGLMAYLGTPEFALQLTVEQANNLPSDATVQIDFEEYTWSAKIIDSRQQASGQTDLILAAPDGSVVCGVQCDSLPAAEFTSMSGRVQVVPPISGPAVPAAAVRTDEAGGFYVLRPDGTRTTVTVLASDRGLAVISGLAVGERIVVLQAESGK; via the coding sequence ATGGTGCGGAACAAAGTTGTTGTACGATGGATCGGTGTTCTGACAGCAATCGTTTTGGTCGGTGCTGGCGGTTGGTGGGCGGGCCGGGTCACGCTGGGCGTTACTGATGACGAGGCTTCCGCCAGTCCTTACCAGGTGAATGCGGTGGTCACTGAAGCTAGTGTGGGTCAGGTCGTGAACTACACCGTGTCTGTTCGACAGCAGTTGAAAATGGTTGCCACCAATTTGTTGTCCGGCATTGTGACATCTATTTCCCCTGGGTTCCTCGACCAGGGCGCCGAAGTCTACTCGGTTGCGAATGTGCCTGTGCGAGTTGCGCGTGGCTCGATGCCTTTTTATCGCGACCTGGCAGAGGGCTGCGAGGGCTCTGACGTCGAGCAGGTGCAGCAGTTGCTTGCCGACCTTGGCTATGACCAGCCCGTCACCGGGGATTGGGCAGGAATAACGACCGCAAATGTCAAGGCTTGGCAAAGGGATCAGGAACAGGAACAAACCGGCCGTATCCCGTTGGGAACTCTAGCGGCCGTTCCCCAGCTTCCTGCAACGATCACTCCGGGAGAGGCGATCGCCGTGGGGGCGCAGGCCTCTCCCGGAGTAGCTGGACTGATGGCTTACCTGGGTACGCCAGAGTTTGCATTACAACTTACTGTTGAGCAAGCAAACAATCTCCCGTCGGACGCCACGGTGCAGATCGATTTCGAAGAATATACATGGTCTGCGAAAATAATTGATTCTCGACAGCAAGCTAGCGGCCAAACAGATCTGATCTTGGCTGCACCGGACGGTTCTGTTGTTTGTGGAGTCCAGTGCGATTCGCTACCTGCTGCAGAGTTTACCTCCATGTCTGGCCGCGTGCAGGTAGTGCCACCGATCTCTGGCCCGGCGGTACCGGCAGCCGCTGTACGTACGGATGAAGCAGGTGGTTTTTATGTGCTGCGTCCCGATGGCACGAGAACGACGGTCACAGTACTGGCGTCCGACCGTGGGCTAGCCGTCATTAGTGGCTTGGCGGTGGGAGAGCGGATCGTCGTATTGCAGGCCGAAAGTGGCAAATAA
- a CDS encoding ABC transporter ATP-binding protein: MITVVDLRFNYRRGSEELFDGLTHTFATSSVTALTGPSGCGKSTLLYLLGLMLQPTSGTIIVNDTRVDQLPDARRAELRAKHLGFVFQDAVLDPARTILDSVIEPALYAGARRRDILEHAKELLMALGVEKRADHRPGEISGGQAQRVAVARALINTPSVILADEPTGNLDRDNTSVVLTTLRRAAHLGAAVIIATHDDSVVQHCDQQVAL, encoded by the coding sequence ATGATCACTGTTGTCGATCTGCGCTTCAACTACAGGCGTGGTTCCGAGGAGCTATTCGATGGACTGACGCATACCTTCGCCACCAGTTCAGTGACTGCTCTTACCGGCCCATCAGGGTGTGGAAAATCGACATTGCTGTATTTACTCGGATTGATGCTACAGCCTACCAGTGGCACCATCATCGTCAATGACACTCGAGTGGATCAGTTACCCGATGCTCGCCGAGCAGAATTACGTGCCAAGCACTTGGGTTTTGTTTTTCAAGATGCTGTTCTAGACCCGGCCCGAACAATCTTGGACTCAGTGATAGAACCGGCGCTTTACGCTGGAGCACGTCGGCGCGACATCCTTGAACACGCCAAGGAGTTGCTGATGGCGCTGGGCGTGGAGAAACGCGCCGATCATCGTCCTGGGGAAATCTCTGGTGGGCAGGCCCAACGTGTGGCTGTGGCCCGGGCTCTGATCAACACTCCATCTGTCATCCTTGCCGATGAGCCCACCGGCAACCTTGACCGTGACAATACCTCCGTCGTACTCACGACCCTCCGTCGAGCAGCGCACCTCGGTGCGGCAGTAATCATTGCCACCCACGACGATTCCGTCGTACAGCACTGCGACCAGCAGGTAGCGCTGTGA